The region TTCCAATGATGCATTTCTGAGTATTTCAGCAGCCGTTGTTACTCCATATCGCTTCTTCGCTCTTCGAAAGAGACTCTGGATGATTTGTTTGGGAGGATTGTTGTCATCCTGTTCTTCCACTTCTCTCTTCCATGTTTCGTGAATGCTTATTCCAAGGTGTTCTTGAAGCTGTTCAAAAGCCGCAAGTAACAAGACCTCAAGATCGTGTTTGAAGCAGAACACTTCGAACCTGCTCATAAAATTCTCTTCATGAGCGGAAAGCAAAGAGCCAAATGACTTCAGAACGTATTCGCGCAACTGCGAGTAATTCGCGTGAGGAACCCCAACATTATATGGATAGAGGTCAGGCAGCAGAACTACCGCGCTTTCGCTGTTATTCTTTATGATCCAATACGCTTTTTTCGGATACTTGACCAATAGTGCCTTCTTGTTGTTCGACATGTTGCCCGACTGACCAACACTTGCGCATTCTATAGCGATGCCTTCTAAGTTCTTCTTATCAATCAAGGGCTTCAAGAGTGTCGTCAGGGCGAGTTTATCAGACTCTCCTTCGACATAGACTATCAGTTGGTTCATTTTCCTATCATCTCAAACTCCCCGGATCGGTGCATTATCTCTAGCTCCTGATCTCCGAATTCTTTGAGATTGTCGATGAGGGCTTGTGAAGTTGACGGCTTGAATGATTTAATGTCGCCATCTTCCTTCTTCAGCACAAGAATATTCTCAATATCGAACATGGAAAGGAAATATGATGAATGAGTAGTTAGCAGAACCTGCGTCTTGTCACTAAGCTTTTTGAATAGTTCGGCCAAAATCGGATACACTCGAGGATGGATTCCTTGATCAGGTTCGTCAACAAAAACAAGAGTTGGCGGGAATGGGTGAACAGATATGAGGGCCCAACATAGTATCCTTAGTGTTCCATCCGAAAGATCGGCCAATGTCAGTTCTTCTCCAATGGAGCCCTCTGACCAAAATGCCATAACTTGGCCAGGCCCTCCTCTTGCCTTAACGGTGATATTTCTGAAACTGGGCAGCATCAGCCCAAGATAGAACTTCAGTTTTTCAAAGATCTCTGGGTACTCTGTCTGGAGATAAAGAAGAACTGCGCTCAAATTGCCAGCGTTCTCATGAAGCATCGGTTCCTGTTCAGTTATGGAGGGACGCCTGAGCTGCTCGTTACTTATTCTGAAGGAATTATAGAACCTCCATCTCTGAATGTACTCACGCAGATTATATAGCATGAAGAGTCCAGGATTGTTCATCGTGCTTATTGCCAGCTGATTTGCCTTCAGTAGCTTGATCTTCTGCTCTTGTAGTTTTTTGAGGCTCGGTTCGTAAATCATCCCTTCACCATTTCTCAACTCCATGTATAGAAACGGCTGATCGTACTTCGTGGATAACGGCCTGGAAGTTTCAACTCTTTCGTGGTCGACTCGTATAGAACCCATGGGACCAACTATTCTCCCAGAATAAACTACATCGGCACTCAATCCTGCATCGATCGACGCTGCCCATTCGATGCGGTCTTCACCTGGAATGTGAAAAATCCTCATTCCTGAAGATCCCTC is a window of Mesotoga sp. Brook.08.105.5.1 DNA encoding:
- a CDS encoding AAA family ATPase: MAQINFDKFRLKDMRIAGYRPFKDFRVGLSSLEVLIGANASGKSSLMELLRFLRNSAYQEIPSEIIEGSSGMRIFHIPGEDRIEWAASIDAGLSADVVYSGRIVGPMGSIRVDHERVETSRPLSTKYDQPFLYMELRNGEGMIYEPSLKKLQEQKIKLLKANQLAISTMNNPGLFMLYNLREYIQRWRFYNSFRISNEQLRRPSITEQEPMLHENAGNLSAVLLYLQTEYPEIFEKLKFYLGLMLPSFRNITVKARGGPGQVMAFWSEGSIGEELTLADLSDGTLRILCWALISVHPFPPTLVFVDEPDQGIHPRVYPILAELFKKLSDKTQVLLTTHSSYFLSMFDIENILVLKKEDGDIKSFKPSTSQALIDNLKEFGDQELEIMHRSGEFEMIGK
- a CDS encoding DUF4276 family protein, coding for MNQLIVYVEGESDKLALTTLLKPLIDKKNLEGIAIECASVGQSGNMSNNKKALLVKYPKKAYWIIKNNSESAVVLLPDLYPYNVGVPHANYSQLREYVLKSFGSLLSAHEENFMSRFEVFCFKHDLEVLLLAAFEQLQEHLGISIHETWKREVEEQDDNNPPKQIIQSLFRRAKKRYGVTTAAEILRNASLEDIRSKCPQSFAPFVEYIEKLKP